One genomic region from Ralstonia pseudosolanacearum encodes:
- a CDS encoding condensation domain-containing protein: protein MIAGIWETMLGIRPVGVHDDFFKLGGHSLLATQLIAEIRRVSRTDLSMQHLFASPTVAGLASHVATLRAENADVQIDVIPQIPRDGQYQLSYHQETVLEFERAFSGTVVYNGFVGLRLRGELDRAALEFAIDEILRRHEVMRTSYAWLDGRYSITIQPPRHVPVVYHDLSHLPEDDQQARMIDIGNQLIRTTFDFSRDLYLRPIVIRLGAREHMLLVASHYVAVDGWTIGLVIQELASHYAAHRTPGAPRLPEMPFQGVDYAAYQRARVNDAFIAGHLPYWRQQLAGIPAQHPVTPDRLRTPHPTMTGATHHFKIDHVTGAALRAFDKANGSTVFLTFLTALYVLYREDSGNGDIVIGAMTGERETGMESSFGAYVNCLPLRVTFDADHTFFDVMAKVRQAITGGFNHQVPFDKLVAGIGADMVNAPLFRSVFVLRNVPCVADEGAGLEVSLADLPIDRAVSDCDLSLYLLEDGDGFRLYFEYSDALFDRQTIASLSARFVDILTFAVSQPSVPLKARALSSSALSSSDAARPTPVLMA from the coding sequence ATGATCGCCGGCATCTGGGAGACCATGCTCGGCATCAGGCCTGTCGGCGTGCATGACGACTTCTTCAAGCTGGGCGGACATTCGCTGCTGGCCACGCAATTGATCGCCGAGATCCGCCGCGTCAGCCGCACCGACCTGTCAATGCAGCATCTGTTCGCATCGCCGACGGTTGCCGGACTGGCAAGCCACGTCGCAACGCTGCGCGCGGAAAACGCGGACGTGCAGATCGACGTGATCCCCCAAATCCCGCGCGACGGGCAGTATCAACTGAGCTATCACCAGGAAACCGTGCTCGAATTCGAGCGGGCATTTTCCGGCACCGTCGTCTACAACGGCTTTGTCGGCCTGCGCCTGCGCGGCGAACTGGATCGCGCGGCCCTGGAATTCGCCATCGACGAAATCCTGCGCCGGCACGAAGTGATGCGAACGAGCTACGCGTGGCTCGACGGACGATACAGCATCACCATCCAGCCCCCCCGGCACGTACCGGTCGTCTACCACGACCTGTCCCACCTGCCCGAAGACGACCAGCAAGCCCGGATGATCGACATCGGCAACCAGCTGATCCGCACCACCTTCGACTTCAGCCGCGACCTGTACCTGCGACCGATCGTCATCCGGCTGGGTGCGCGCGAACACATGCTGCTCGTGGCATCGCACTACGTGGCGGTGGACGGCTGGACCATCGGCCTGGTCATCCAGGAACTGGCGTCACATTACGCTGCGCACCGGACGCCGGGCGCCCCCCGCCTGCCCGAGATGCCATTCCAGGGCGTGGACTACGCAGCCTACCAGCGCGCCCGCGTGAACGACGCCTTCATCGCTGGCCACCTGCCCTATTGGCGGCAGCAGCTTGCGGGCATCCCGGCGCAGCATCCGGTCACGCCCGACCGACTGCGCACGCCTCACCCAACCATGACGGGCGCGACCCATCACTTCAAGATCGATCATGTCACGGGCGCCGCGCTGCGCGCCTTTGACAAGGCCAACGGCTCGACCGTCTTCCTGACGTTCCTCACGGCCCTGTACGTGCTGTACCGCGAGGATTCCGGCAACGGCGACATCGTCATCGGCGCCATGACCGGCGAGCGTGAAACCGGCATGGAGTCGTCCTTCGGCGCCTATGTCAATTGCCTGCCGCTGCGCGTGACATTCGATGCCGACCACACATTCTTCGACGTCATGGCCAAGGTCCGCCAGGCCATCACCGGTGGATTCAATCACCAGGTGCCGTTCGACAAGCTGGTGGCCGGCATCGGGGCCGACATGGTGAACGCGCCGCTGTTCCGCTCGGTGTTCGTGCTGCGCAATGTGCCGTGCGTCGCGGACGAGGGCGCCGGGCTGGAAGTGAGCCTGGCCGACCTGCCGATCGACCGCGCCGTCTCGGATTGCGACCTGTCGCTCTACCTGCTGGAGGACGGCGATGGCTTCCGCCTGTACTTCGAGTACAGCGATGCCTTGTTCGACCGGCAGACGATCGCGTCGCTCTCGGCCCGCTTCGTGGACATCCTCACGTTCGCGGTATCGCAGCCGTCCGTTCCGCTGAAGGCACGCGCGCTGTCGTCGTCCGCGCTGTCATCGTCCGATGCCGCCCGGCCGACGCCGGTGCTGATGGCCTGA
- a CDS encoding type I polyketide synthase: MQPTSQPDSVDSLDIAVIGMAGRFPGANNVLEYWENLKLGVESIRFFSESESLESGISPEMLTDPNFVAAGGPLEHEYDFDAEFFDFNPRDAEITDPQQRLMLECAWEALESAGYDPQTYDGRIGIYAGNSLSAYFLYSLLGNPQVMASAGLFQLMTAADKDFLATRAAYKLGLTGPAMTVQTACSTSLVAINMACQSLLSYQSDIMLAGGSSITPRGRVYAEGFMFSPDGKCRAFDTLAQGTVCGNGVGLVVLKRLADALADGDHIHAVIKGTAVNNDGMRKVGISAPSVSGQAEAILDAQTMANVDADTITYIESHGTGTQLGDPIEIAALTQAFRSSGTERTQFCAIGSTKPNIGHLDTAAGVAGLIKAVLSVEHAQLAPSLHFTEANPKLDLENSPFFINAELRDWKTEGFPRRAGVSAFGFGGTNAHTILEQAPDRAPTPAPSRDWQLLPVSGRDEHALRDNMRRLGAYLESAPAVRLTDVAHTLQVGRRGFAKRAYVLARNTTEAAAALTTNDPARIVRAAPRDVTVATRTVFMFSGQGSQHIHMCRDLFEGEPLFRTALVEVAGLMRPHLDIDLLTLLYPRTDGQDAEQATATLNQTRYTQPALFAVEYALARLWMAWGIQPEAMIGHSIGEYVAACLAGVLTLADAARLVCLRGKLIQEQAPGAMLSVPLGEQALLPLLTAGLSLAAVNAPALCVVSGDTESIEALRLALQARGIEGRRLHVSHAFHSHMLDAAARAIRDTLRRRAAVGADAALRLQRDRPVDHAGAGDLAPLLGRSSAAGGQVQRWLADAAGGPARDPARSRAGPEPDGAGAPAPRQPAGRRGGAHRAASADPGFRCRASGQRRRCRVGTWRGHRLAGIPRGSGPPPAAAAHLCVPAPALLPASGLPDRGQRVAIDPGPCPACRVGQAGRSALRCAVGRRRTHDRRHLGDHARHQACRRA, from the coding sequence ATGCAACCGACATCGCAGCCAGATTCCGTCGATAGCCTCGACATTGCCGTCATCGGCATGGCAGGGCGCTTCCCGGGCGCCAACAACGTCCTCGAGTACTGGGAGAACCTGAAGCTCGGCGTGGAATCCATCCGGTTCTTTTCCGAGTCGGAGTCGCTTGAGTCCGGTATCTCGCCCGAGATGCTGACGGACCCGAACTTCGTCGCGGCAGGCGGCCCGCTGGAACACGAGTATGACTTCGACGCGGAGTTCTTCGACTTCAACCCCCGCGATGCCGAAATCACCGACCCACAGCAGCGCCTCATGCTGGAGTGCGCGTGGGAGGCGCTGGAATCGGCAGGCTACGACCCGCAGACCTATGATGGGCGCATCGGGATCTACGCGGGCAACAGCCTGAGCGCCTACTTCCTGTACAGCCTGCTGGGCAACCCGCAGGTCATGGCATCTGCGGGCCTGTTTCAGTTGATGACCGCGGCGGACAAGGACTTCCTGGCAACCCGTGCCGCCTACAAGCTCGGCCTGACCGGCCCGGCGATGACCGTGCAGACCGCCTGCTCGACCTCGCTGGTTGCCATCAACATGGCCTGCCAGAGCCTGCTCAGCTACCAGTCCGACATCATGCTGGCAGGCGGCTCGTCCATCACGCCGCGCGGGCGCGTCTACGCGGAGGGCTTCATGTTCTCGCCGGACGGCAAGTGCCGCGCCTTCGACACGCTCGCCCAGGGCACGGTCTGCGGCAACGGTGTCGGCCTCGTGGTGCTCAAGCGCCTGGCCGATGCCCTGGCCGACGGTGACCATATCCATGCGGTGATCAAAGGCACGGCGGTCAACAACGACGGCATGCGCAAGGTCGGCATTTCCGCGCCCAGCGTCAGCGGCCAGGCCGAAGCCATCCTCGATGCCCAGACCATGGCCAATGTCGATGCCGACACGATCACCTATATCGAGTCGCACGGCACCGGCACGCAACTGGGCGACCCCATCGAGATCGCGGCGCTGACGCAGGCCTTCCGCAGCAGCGGCACCGAACGCACGCAGTTCTGCGCGATCGGTTCGACCAAGCCGAATATTGGTCACCTCGACACCGCCGCCGGCGTCGCCGGCCTCATCAAGGCCGTGCTGTCGGTCGAGCATGCGCAGCTCGCGCCCAGCCTGCATTTCACCGAGGCAAACCCGAAGCTGGACCTGGAGAACAGCCCGTTCTTCATCAACGCCGAACTGCGCGACTGGAAGACCGAGGGCTTCCCGAGGCGCGCCGGGGTTAGCGCCTTCGGCTTTGGCGGAACCAACGCCCACACGATCCTGGAGCAGGCCCCCGACCGCGCGCCCACGCCGGCGCCTTCGCGCGACTGGCAGTTGCTGCCCGTCTCCGGGCGCGACGAGCACGCGCTGCGCGACAACATGCGGCGGCTCGGCGCCTATCTCGAATCGGCGCCGGCGGTGCGGCTGACGGACGTCGCCCATACGCTGCAGGTCGGCCGGCGCGGCTTTGCCAAGCGGGCCTACGTGCTGGCCCGCAACACCACCGAGGCCGCGGCGGCACTGACAACAAACGATCCGGCACGGATCGTCCGCGCCGCGCCGCGCGATGTGACGGTGGCGACCCGGACCGTCTTCATGTTCTCCGGACAGGGTTCCCAGCACATCCACATGTGCCGCGACCTGTTCGAAGGCGAACCGCTGTTCCGCACCGCACTGGTGGAGGTCGCCGGACTGATGCGCCCCCACCTGGATATCGATCTGCTGACGCTGCTCTATCCGCGAACGGATGGCCAGGACGCCGAGCAAGCCACCGCCACGCTCAACCAGACGCGCTATACGCAGCCGGCCTTGTTCGCCGTCGAATACGCGCTGGCCCGGCTCTGGATGGCATGGGGCATCCAACCCGAAGCGATGATCGGGCACAGCATCGGTGAATACGTCGCGGCCTGTCTCGCCGGTGTGCTGACGCTGGCGGACGCGGCGCGCCTCGTGTGCCTGCGCGGCAAGCTCATCCAGGAGCAGGCACCGGGTGCCATGCTGTCCGTACCGCTGGGCGAGCAGGCCCTGCTGCCGCTGCTGACGGCCGGCCTGTCGCTGGCGGCGGTCAACGCGCCCGCCCTGTGCGTGGTGTCCGGCGACACGGAAAGCATCGAAGCCTTGCGCCTGGCGCTGCAGGCCCGCGGCATCGAAGGCCGGCGCCTGCATGTCTCGCATGCATTCCACTCGCACATGCTGGACGCTGCCGCCCGCGCAATTCGAGACACTCTGCGCCGGCGTGCCGCTGTCGGCGCCGACGCTGCGCTACGTCTCCAACGTGACCGGCCGGTGGATCACGCCGGAGCAGGCGACCTCGCCCCGCTACTGGGCCGATCATCTGCGGCAGGCGGTCAGGTTCAGCGATGGCTTGCAGACGCTGCTGGCGGACCGGCCCGAGATCCTGCTCGAAGTCGGGCCGGGCCAGAGCCTGACGGCGCTGGCGCGCCAGCACCGCGACAGCCTGCAGGGCGCCGCGGTGGTGCCCACCGCGCGGCATCCGCTGACCCAGGTTTCCGATGTCGAGCATCTGGTCAGCGCCGTCGGTGCCGTGTGGGGACATGGCGCGGCCATCGACTGGCGGGCATTCCACGGGGAAGCGGACCGCCGCCGGCTGCCGCTGCCCACCTATGCGTTCCAGCGCCAGCGCTACTTCCTGCCTCCGGTCTACCAGACCGCGGACAGCGCGTCGCCATCGACCCCGGCCCTTGCCCAGCCTGCCGCGTCGGCCAGGCCGGCCGATCTGCCCTACGATGCGCCGTCGGACGACGACGAACGCATGATCGCCGGCATCTGGGAGACCATGCTCGGCATCAGGCCTGTCGGCGTGCATGA